From one Mustelus asterias chromosome 2, sMusAst1.hap1.1, whole genome shotgun sequence genomic stretch:
- the LOC144503794 gene encoding uncharacterized protein LOC144503794, translated as MMLHFSSFHPKHVKEAIPYGQALRIHRICSDEEDRNRHLQTLKDALIRTGYGARLIDQQFRRATAKNRTDLLRRQTRDMVDRVPFVVQYFPGVEKLRHLLRNLQHVIDEDEHLAKAIPTPPLLAFKQPRNLKQTIVHSKLPSLQENSDHDTTQPCHSNLCKTCRIINTDAIISRENTIYQVHGTYSCNSANVVYLIRCKKGCPEAWYIGETMQTLRQRMNEHRSTITRQDCSLPVGEHFSSHGHSALDLQVSVLQGGLHDTRQRRVTEQKLIAKFRTHEDGLNRDVGFMSHYPPPQLDSWTCTISQAVLSGDNTHLFNLC; from the coding sequence atgatgctccacttctccagcttccaccctaaacacgtaaaagaagccatcccctacggacaagccctccgaatacacaggatctgctcggatgaggaggatcgcaacagacacctccagacgctgaaagatgccctcataagaacaggatatggcgctcgactcatcgatcaacagttccgacgtgccacagcgaaaaaccgcaccgacctcctcagaagacaaacacgggacatggtggacagagtacccttcgtcgtccagtacttccctggagtggagaagctacggcatctcctccggaaccttcaacatgtcattgatgaagacgaacatctcgccaaggccatccccacacccccacttcttgccttcaaacaaccacgcaacctcaaacagaccattgtccacagcaaactacccagccttcaggagaacagtgaccacgacaccacacaaccctgccacagcaacctctgcaagacgtgccggatcatcaacacggatgccatcatctcacgtgagaacaccatctaccaggtacatggtacctactcttgcaactcggccaacgttgtctacctgatacgctgcaagaaaggatgtcccgaggcatggtacattggggaaaccatgcagacgctacgacaacggatgaatgaacaccgctcgacaatcaccaggcaagactgttctcttcctgtgggggagcacttcagcagtcacgggcattcagccttggatcttcaggtaagcgttctccaaggcggccttcacgacacacgacagcgcagagtcactgagcagaaactgatagccaagtttcgcacacatgaggacggtctaaaccgggatgttggatttatgtcacattatccacccccacagcttgactcctggacttgcacaatttcacaagctgtactgtctggagacaatacacatctctttaacctgtgttga